Proteins from a genomic interval of Poecile atricapillus isolate bPoeAtr1 chromosome 1, bPoeAtr1.hap1, whole genome shotgun sequence:
- the LOC131580801 gene encoding LOW QUALITY PROTEIN: anaphase-promoting complex subunit 15-like (The sequence of the model RefSeq protein was modified relative to this genomic sequence to represent the inferred CDS: deleted 1 base in 1 codon), whose amino-acid sequence GVTTGLEGQRGLLELLCPQHYDKEEEEDDEDDEDSEEDSEDDEDMQDMDEMNDYNESPDDGEINEVDMEGTEQDQDQWMI is encoded by the exons GGGGTTACCACAGGGCTTGAGGGGCAGAGGGGGTTGCTGGAGCTGTTATGTCCACAGCACTATGataaggaggaagaggaggatgatgaagatgatgaagacaGCGAAGAGGACTCAGAAGATGATGAGGACATGCAGGATATGGATGAGATGAATGATTATAATGAGTCA CCTGATGATGGGGAGATCAATGAG GtggacatggaggggacagagcaggatCAGGACCAGTGGATGATCTGA
- the LOC131580796 gene encoding transmembrane O-methyltransferase homolog — MVSPAIALAFLPFIVTLLIRYRHYLLLLYRAVLVAWLQDRLTGTSREQRAFQYLLAHAIPGDPHHILQTFDQWCYHCEHLSCVGPDKGRIVERVLLERAPLRVLELGTYCGYGTVLLAQGLPPGARLYTIEGDPRHAAVAEKVIRLAGFSEQTVELIVGPSEEVIPRLREKHGLTNANLIFMDHCKRCYLRDLRLLESHQLLAEGATILADNVLFPGAPHFLQYAKTCGKYHSKVHRASLEYFRAIPDGIAELRYTGTH, encoded by the exons ATGGTGTCTCCGGCGATTGCCCTGGCCTTCCTCCCCTTCATTGTCACCCTGCTGATCCGGTACCGGCactacctgctgctgctgtaccGGGCAGTGCTGGTGGCCTGGCTGCAGGACCGGCTCACCGGCACCTCGCGGGAGCAGCGTGCCTTCCAGTACCTGCTGGCCCACGCCAtccctggggacccccaccACATCCTCCAGACCTTCGACCAGTGGTGCTACCACTGTGAGCACCTCAGCTGTGTGGGGCCTGACAAAG GGCGGATCGTGGAGCGGGTGCTGTTGGAGCGGGCACCACTGcgggtgctggagctgggcacgTACTGTGGCTATGGCactgtgctgctggcacaggggctgcCCCCAGGTGCCCGCCTCTACACCATCGAGGGGGACCCCCGGCACGCTGCCGTGGCCGAGAAGGTCATCCGCCTGGCTGGCTTCAGTGAGCAGACG GTGGAGCTGATCGTGGGCCCCTCGGAGGAGGTGATACCCCGCCTGCGGGAGAAGCACGGCCTGACGAATGCCAACCTCATCTTCATGGATCACTGCAAACGCTGCTACCTGCGGGACCTACGGCTGCTGGAGAGCCAccagctgctggctgagggGGCCACCATCCTGGCTGATAATGTCCTGTTCCCTGGGGCACCCCACTTCCTGCAGTACGCCAAGACCTGCGGCAAGTACCACAGCAAGGTGCACCGCGCCAGCCTGGAGTACTTCCGCGCCATTCCTGATGGGATCGCCGAGCTGCGCTACACCGGCACCCACTGA